A window from Vigna angularis cultivar LongXiaoDou No.4 chromosome 7, ASM1680809v1, whole genome shotgun sequence encodes these proteins:
- the LOC108337535 gene encoding triacylglycerol lipase OBL1: MESKELFGSNYLLLKPEEASVVDLGRLLFSSKLSNRRFIECREEIQATDFRQRWLIFISVVAQILLLASRNSLKKVGDILEFSLNLLSCNGGFKGLFFNILRGKVKRPEKSSASYLSVVGFVDTRLDLDRNIKQNDAKYKGFLSMMASKISYENENFLCNAVQNHWNMEFLGLHSFWNDYQEQWSTQAIILQDKKWEPKLIVVAFRGTEPFDADQWRTDVDISWYHLPNVGRIHGGFMKALGLQKNSGWPREIDQTTHHSYAYYSIREKLRTMLEANTDAKFIVTGHSLGAALAILFAALLTIHEEAWLLDKLEGVYTFGQPRVGDYEFGEFMKDKLREYDVRYMRYVYSNDLVPRIPYDDKNLFFKHFGPCLYFNSLYQGQVLDEEPNKNYFSLFWVLPKILNAVWELIRGFLLPLVVGKSYTQTWIMTIIRFFGLMIPGIAEHLPTDYVNLTRLECLPELLELQNSEDSKAD; this comes from the exons ATGGAATCCAAAGAGCTATTTGGTAGCAATTACCTGCTGTTGAAGCCAGAAGAAGCAAGTGTCGTTGATCTTGGGAGGCTCTTGTTCTCTTCTAAGTTGAGCAACAGAAGATTCATAGAATGCAGAGAAGAGATTCAGGCAACAGATTTTCGACAAAGATGGCTCATCTTCATATCTGTTGTGGCACAGATTCTCCTTCTTGCCTCAAGAAACTCCTTGAAGAAGGTTGGAGACATCTTGGAGTTTTCGCTCAATCTTTTATCATGCAATGGAGGTTTCAAAGGACTCTTTTTCAACATTCTAAGAG GAAAGGTGAAAAGACCAGAGAAATCATCTGCATCATATCTATCTGTGGTGGGCTTCGTTGACACACGACTTGATTTAGACagaaacattaaacaaaatgatGCCAAATACAAAGGATTCCTCTCGATGATGGCTTCAAAGATTTCCTacgaaaatgaaaattttctttgtaatgCAGTGCAAAATCATTGGAAT ATGGAGTTTTTGGGGTTACACAGCTTCTGGAACG ATTACCAAGAGCAGTGGTCGACACAAGCAATCATATTGCAAGATAAGAAGTGGGAACCGAAGTTGATAGTTGTTGCATTCAGGGGTACAGAGCCATTTGATGCGGATCAATGGAGAACGGATGTGGATATCTCTTGGTACCACTTGCCCAATGTGGGTAGAATACATGGTGGCTTCATGAAAGCTTTGGGCCTTCAGAAGAACAGTGGATGGCCCAGAGAGATTGACCAAACCACCCACCATTCTTACGCCTACTATTCAATCAGAGAGAAGCTCAGAACAATGTTGGAGGCAAATACGGATGCAAAATTCATAGTGACAGGGCACAGTTTGGGAGCAGCCTTGGCCATTCTCTTTGCTGCTCTTCTCACAATACATGAGGAGGCATGGCTGTTGGACAAGTTAGAAGGGGTTTATACATTTGGGCAGCCACGAGTTGGGGACTATGAGTTTGGGGAGTTCATGAAGGACAAGTTGAGAGAGTATGACGTGAGATACATGAGATATGTTTACTCCAATGATTTGGTGCCTAGGATCCCTTACGATGACAAAAACCTCTTCTTTAAACACTTTGGTCCTTGCCTCTACTTCAACAGCTTGTACCAGGGCCAG GTTCTAGACGAGGAGCCAAACAAGaactatttttctttgttctgGGTCCTGCCCAAGATACTAAACGCAGTCTGGGAGCTTATTAGAGGATTTCTTCTCCCCCTCGTTGTAGGTAAAAGCTATACTCAGACCTGGATCATGACGATAATCAGGTTCTTTGGATTGATGATTCCAGGAATAGCTGAACATCTTCCTACAGATTATGTCAATCTTACCAGGTTGGAATGTTTACCCGAACTTTTGGAACTTCAAAACTCGGAAGATTCCAAGGCTGACTGA
- the LOC108337324 gene encoding heat stress transcription factor B-4, with protein sequence MLAHSLTHYHSLSLSLSLSLSSLFLLFSMALLLDNCDSILLSLDTHKSVPAPFLTKTYQLVDDPSTDHIVSWGEDDATFVVWRPPEFARDLLPNYFKHNNFSSFVRQLNTYGFRKIVPDRWEFANEFFKKGEKHLLCEIHRRKTHQQHQQQVQGMHHHQFGLNVPPFFPFHNRLSVSPPHDSDELANWFDSPPRGVASRNNIINDNTTSYNTVTALSEDNERLRRSNNMLMSELAHMKKLYNDIIYFVQNHVKPVAPSNTYPSLLLCNNSNNNSISSQPSHINNVSTVQRRVKQFVACYSNNSKQARAVNSPTNSSITIVEDEPSSNSSKTKLFGVSLQSKKRVHSEYGSNNLQSSETNKARLVVENDDLFGLNLMPPSTC encoded by the exons ATGCTCGCTCACTCACTCACACACtatcactctctctctctctctctctctctttctctctcatctctttttcttctcttctcaatgGCTCTTCTACTTGATAACTGTGACAGCATTTTGCTCTCTTTGGACACACACAAATCAGTTCCTGCACCTTTTCTTACCAAAACATATCAACTTGTCGATGATCCCTCCACCGACCACATCGTCTCTTGGGGCGAGGACGACGCCACCTTCGTTGTCTGGCGGCCCCCAGAGTTTGCTAGAGACCTTCTCCCCAACTACTTCAAACACAACAACTTCTCAAGCTTTGTTCGCCAACTCAACACCTAT GGTTTCAGAAAGATTGTGCCTGATAGATGGGAGTTTGCTAATGAGTTCTTCAAGAAAGGAGAGAAGCACTTGTTGTGCGAGATCCACAGAAGGAAAACCCATCAGCAGCATCAGCAACAGGTGCAAGGCATGCACCATCATCAGTTTGGACTCAATGTTCCCCCTTTCTTTCCCTTCCACAACAGACTCAGCGTGTCCCCTCCACATGACTCGGACGAGTTAGCCAATTGGTTCGACTCGCCCCCTAGAGGAGTTGCAAGTAGAAACAACATCATCAACGACAACACCACCAGCTACAACACTGTCACTGCACTTTCTGAGGACAACGAAAGACTGAGGAGAAGCAACAACATGCTCATGTCAGAGCTCGCACACATGAAGAAGCTTTACAACGACATCATCTACTTTGTTCAAAACCATGTCAAACCCGTGGCTCCAAGCAACACTTACCCTTCTCTTCTACTATGCAATAACAGCAATAACAACAGCATATCATCGCAACCCTCTCACATAAACAACGTTTCAACAGTTCAGAGACGGGTGAAACAATTCGTGGCGTGTTATTCCAACAACAGTAAGCAAGCGCGTGCTGTGAACTCTCCCACTAACAGCTCCATCACCATCGTGGAAGATGAACCTAGCAGTAACAGCAGCAAGACCAAGCTTTTCGGAGTGTCTCTTCAATCCAAGAAAAGGGTGCACTCCGAGTACGGATCTAACAATCTTCAAAGTTCAGAAACCAATAAGGCGCGTTTGGTGGTGGAAAATGATGATTTGTTTGGCTTAAATCTCATGCCCCCTTCAACCTGTTAG